One Panicum virgatum strain AP13 chromosome 9K, P.virgatum_v5, whole genome shotgun sequence genomic region harbors:
- the LOC120649141 gene encoding ras-related protein RABA2a-like — protein MSGRRPATWEQAGDEYDYLFKVVLIGDSGVGKSNLLSRFTRNTFSLDSKSTIGVEFATRTIKVEGKTIKAQIWDTAGQERYRAITSAYYRGAVGALLVYDVTKAATFENVRRWLQELRDHADANTAVMLIGNKTDLAHLRAVAQEGAAAFAEREGLSFVETSALDATNVDTAFETVLTEIYRTVIKKALASDEAASSASSVGEGQSIQVSAGDSGGLTTRCCAF, from the exons ATGTCggggcggcgaccggcgacaTGGGAGCAGGCCGGGGACGAGTACGACTACCTGTTCAAGGTGGTGCTGATCGGGGACTCGGGCGTGGGCAAGTCAAACCTCCTCTCCCGCTTCACCCGCAACACCTTCTCCCTCGATTCCAAGTCCACCATCGGCGTCGAGTTCGCCACCCGCACCATCAAG GTGGAAGGCAAGACGATCAAGGCGCAGATCTGGGACACGGCCGGGCAGGAGCGGTACCGGGCGATCACGAGCGCCTACTACCGCGGCGCCGTGGGCGCGCTCCTGGTCTACGACGTGACCAAGGCGGCGACCTTCGAGAACGTGAGGCGGTGGCTCCAGGAGCTCCGCGACCACGCCGACGCCAACACCGCCGTCATGCTCATCGGCAACAAGACCGACCTCGCCCACCTCCGCGCCGTCGCTcaggagggcgccgccgcgttcGCCGAGCGGGAGGGCCTCTCCTTCGTCGAGACCTCGGCGCTGGACGCCACCAACGTCGACACGGCGTTCGAGACGGTGCTCACGGAGATCTACCGGACCGTCATCAAGAAGGCGCTGGCGTCCGACGAGGCCGCGTCCAGTGCTAGCTCCGTCGGGGAGGGGCAGTCGATTCAGGTGTCGGCCGGCGACTCCGGCGGCCTCACGACAAGATGCTGCGCTTTCTAG